The stretch of DNA GTCGTCGTGGTCGCGGCGGTGGCCTTGCTCGACGCCTTGGCCGTGGTCGCCTTCTTCGCCGGCGCCTTCTTGGCCGTCGTCGCCTTCTTCGCCGTGCCCGTCTTCTTCGCCGTCTTCTCGACGGTGGCGAACGCATCCTTGGCCGTGCCGCCGGTGGCCGTCTTCTTCTCGCCGCCGGCCGAGCTGCGGGTGCCGACGTTCCTCGCCGTCGTCGACGTGGCCTTGGCGGTCGCCTTCTTGGCCGTCGACTTGGCGGCGGTCGCCTTCTTCGCCGGGGCCTTCTCGGCCGGGACCTTGGCCGTCGCCTTCTTCGCGGTCGCCTTGGTGGCGGTCGACTTCTTGGCCGTCGCCTTGGTGGCGGCCGCCGTCGGCGCCTTCTTGGCCGTGGACTTCGCGGCCGTCGTGGTCGCCTTCTTCGCCGACCCGGTGGCGGCCTTGCCCGCCGTGGTGGCCTTCTTCGCCGACCCCGGAGCCGCCTTGCCGGCCGAGGTCGTGGCCTTCTTCGCGGTCGACCTGGTGGCCGCCGCGGTCGTGGCCTTCTTGGCCGTGGACCTCGTGGCCGCGGCCGTCCCGGCCTTCTTGGCCGGCGCCTTCTTCGCCGTCGTGGTCGCCTTCTTCGCCGTGCCCGTCGCCGCCTTCTTGGCGGTGGCCGCCTTCCCGGCCGTCCCGGTGGTCGCCTTCTTCGCCGCCCCTCTACGGGCCGGCGCCCGCTTCGCCGCCTCGCCGTCGCCGCCCGCGTCGGGCGCGGCGGCGAGAGCAGCCGGGTCGGGTTGGGTGCCGTCGCTCACGCGTACCGCCTTCCTGGGGCGCGCCGCCGTGCCGGCGCGCTCGGTTGCCGTCGCCACCTCGGTGGCTCGCACGGCCTTGCGGCCCGCGCGGCGCGGCGCCCGAGGCTCGGGCGCGGGCTCGGCGGCGGGCTCGGCTGTCGCCTCGGGCGCGGCCTCGGGGGACGCGAACCCGGGCAGGGCGAGGTCGATCCCGCGCCGCGGCGCGTCGAGCGCCTGCACCACGAAGTCGCGGGTCTCGCCGACGGTCAGCACGTCACGGGCGCGCCGCGGCGGCGGGTCGCCCATGTGCTTCAGCGCGATGTAGCACCTGGCCCCACCGGCCAGGACGTAGGCGCCGTGGGAGGCGAAGCGCTCGACCTCGCCGGGCACGACGCTGCCGAGCGGGTGGTCGGCGATGAACTGGATGAACGCCAGCGGCTCGTTGACCGGCTCGACGTGGCTCGGCGCCCGGCGCTTGCGCCGCGCCCGGCCGCCGCCGTCGCCGTCGCCGTCG from Acidimicrobiales bacterium encodes:
- a CDS encoding S1 RNA-binding domain-containing protein, which gives rise to MPSDHVVVDGSNIATEGRAAPSLRQLDEAVRAFMEQHPHDKLTVVVDATFGHRIDPEERQLYEEAVAAGELISPPAGAIGRGDAFVLGIADRAGATVLSNDSFQEFHGQYEWLFEEGRLIGGKPVPHVGWVFMLRTPVRGPTSRRSVRAAKKTTRPAAPATPARAAKAPRSTRARTAKAAAAAEPVEPVEPPTPPADGDGDGGGRARRKRRAPSHVEPVNEPLAFIQFIADHPLGSVVPGEVERFASHGAYVLAGGARCYIALKHMGDPPPRRARDVLTVGETRDFVVQALDAPRRGIDLALPGFASPEAAPEATAEPAAEPAPEPRAPRRAGRKAVRATEVATATERAGTAARPRKAVRVSDGTQPDPAALAAAPDAGGDGEAAKRAPARRGAAKKATTGTAGKAATAKKAATGTAKKATTTAKKAPAKKAGTAAATRSTAKKATTAAATRSTAKKATTSAGKAAPGSAKKATTAGKAATGSAKKATTTAAKSTAKKAPTAAATKATAKKSTATKATAKKATAKVPAEKAPAKKATAAKSTAKKATAKATSTTARNVGTRSSAGGEKKTATGGTAKDAFATVEKTAKKTGTAKKATTAKKAPAKKATTAKASSKATAATTTTRKAAGTAKRAARS